In Cloacibacterium caeni, a single window of DNA contains:
- a CDS encoding C40 family peptidase → MNKRILFLVVLILTVISCGSRKTVSHKPNTSTENLRNLTSKFEGQNSYQVKKILNDAEDFLGTPYKFGGTSKSGLDCSGLVINVYNENKVKMPRRSIDQAQQGKKIEIWEAKPGDLLFFATNGNRVVSHVGIVKEIKNRGEITFIHASTSKGVIVSSLNEKYWNKAFLFAKRVL, encoded by the coding sequence ATGAATAAAAGAATACTTTTTCTAGTCGTATTGATACTCACGGTAATTTCTTGTGGTTCCCGTAAAACGGTGTCTCACAAACCTAACACTTCCACAGAGAATCTTAGAAACCTAACCTCCAAATTTGAAGGTCAAAATTCTTATCAAGTCAAAAAAATCCTAAATGACGCAGAAGATTTCTTAGGAACACCATATAAGTTTGGCGGAACCAGCAAGTCTGGTCTAGATTGCAGCGGGTTGGTCATCAATGTTTACAATGAGAATAAGGTGAAAATGCCAAGACGTTCAATAGACCAAGCACAACAAGGAAAAAAAATAGAAATTTGGGAAGCAAAACCCGGAGATTTGTTGTTTTTTGCCACTAATGGGAATAGAGTGGTTTCTCATGTAGGTATCGTAAAAGAAATTAAAAACAGAGGAGAAATTACCTTCATTCATGCTTCTACTTCTAAAGGAGTAATCGTATCTTCGCTGAACGAAAAATATTGGAACAAAGCTTTTCTCTTTGCCAAAAGAGTACTCTAA
- a CDS encoding 2,3,4,5-tetrahydropyridine-2,6-dicarboxylate N-succinyltransferase produces the protein MSLQQTIENIWDNRDLLQKEESKTAIREVIALLDKGELRVAEPTENGWQVNEWVKKAVVMYFPIQKMETIEVGPFEFHDKIPLKKNYAEKGVRVVPHAVAREGAYISPGVILMPSYVNIGAYVDFGTMVDTWATVGSCAQIGKNVHLSGGVGIGGVLEPLQAAPVIIEDDCFVGSRCIVVEGVHVEKEAVLGANVVLTASTKIIDVTGDTPVELKGRVPARSVVIPGSYTKQFPAGEFQVPCALIIGKRKESTDKKTSLNDALRENNVAV, from the coding sequence ATGTCTTTACAACAAACCATTGAAAACATTTGGGATAACAGAGATTTATTACAAAAAGAAGAGAGTAAAACTGCCATTAGAGAAGTGATTGCTCTTTTAGATAAAGGCGAATTGCGTGTTGCTGAACCTACAGAAAACGGTTGGCAAGTAAACGAATGGGTGAAAAAAGCGGTAGTAATGTATTTCCCTATTCAGAAAATGGAAACCATAGAAGTAGGTCCTTTTGAATTTCATGACAAAATTCCTTTGAAGAAAAATTATGCAGAAAAAGGAGTGAGAGTGGTTCCTCATGCTGTGGCTAGAGAAGGGGCTTATATTTCTCCAGGAGTTATTTTAATGCCTTCTTATGTAAACATCGGGGCGTATGTAGATTTCGGAACCATGGTAGACACTTGGGCAACGGTAGGTTCTTGTGCTCAAATTGGTAAAAACGTTCACTTAAGCGGTGGAGTAGGAATTGGTGGAGTTCTCGAACCATTACAAGCAGCTCCAGTAATCATTGAAGATGATTGTTTCGTGGGTTCTAGATGTATCGTAGTAGAAGGAGTTCATGTAGAAAAAGAAGCAGTTTTAGGCGCAAATGTAGTGCTTACAGCTTCTACAAAAATTATAGACGTTACGGGTGATACTCCAGTAGAATTGAAAGGAAGAGTTCCTGCGCGTTCTGTGGTGATTCCGGGAAGTTATACGAAGCAATTTCCTGCAGGCGAATTCCAAGTTCCTTGTGCTTTAATTATCGGTAAAAGAAAAGAATCTACAGATAAGAAAACCTCTCTTAACGATGCTTTAAGAGAAAATAATGTAGCAGTATAA
- a CDS encoding glycosyltransferase domain-containing protein, giving the protein MEKIVVYTAIFGGYNELIEQPQFENVDYVCFTDRNLSSSTWKVVVIPEPPVGNDNTRNNRYYKILPHLHLQDYQYSIYIDGNFIIKKNPQLLIKNFLNEEVSMACFDHNQTIMDPRNCVYQEYEAIVALAETENKVKDDLEVIKKHIDFLKSENYPENNGLISGGVLVRKHFDEKLIKVMEEWWYFVKNFSKRDQLSFNYVAWKHHFKYNVIPGDIRKKNDYVYLLGKHKSNIAKDLWKYKIKRFLGLNS; this is encoded by the coding sequence ATGGAGAAAATTGTAGTTTACACTGCTATTTTTGGAGGGTATAATGAGCTTATTGAACAACCCCAATTTGAAAATGTAGATTACGTTTGTTTCACAGACCGTAATCTTTCATCTTCTACTTGGAAGGTGGTGGTAATTCCAGAACCGCCAGTTGGCAACGACAATACCCGAAACAACAGATACTACAAAATTTTACCGCATCTTCATTTGCAGGATTATCAATACAGCATTTATATTGATGGTAATTTTATTATTAAAAAAAATCCACAGTTATTGATTAAAAATTTCTTGAATGAAGAAGTTTCCATGGCCTGTTTTGATCATAATCAAACCATTATGGACCCTAGAAATTGCGTTTATCAAGAATATGAAGCCATCGTAGCATTAGCCGAAACTGAAAATAAGGTAAAAGACGATTTAGAAGTCATCAAAAAACATATTGATTTCCTAAAATCTGAAAACTATCCTGAAAACAATGGTCTTATTTCTGGCGGTGTTTTAGTGAGAAAACATTTTGACGAAAAGCTCATCAAAGTCATGGAAGAATGGTGGTATTTCGTGAAGAACTTTTCTAAAAGAGACCAATTGAGTTTCAATTATGTCGCTTGGAAACATCATTTTAAATACAATGTAATTCCAGGAGACATCAGAAAGAAGAATGATTACGTTTACCTTCTTGGGAAGCATAAAAGCAATATTGCCAAAGACTTATGGAAATATAAAATCAAACGATTTTTAGGTCTTAACTCATAA
- a CDS encoding glycosyltransferase, protein MKTALIISVYKNTADLAVVLKSVEQQSVSDFITVISEDGNSTEMADFVKNYSGKLDLIHLTQEDLGWQKNKALNNTIRTIDADYFIFIDGDCVLHPNFIENHLKFAREDRILAGKRIKLGPNYSDQLRNAKTVSEFAKVILPEIKSIKKDGAKFYEEGIYISPKSIFSFIAYLRKMSQIKGCNFSCYKSALEKINGFNEDYVLPAIGEDIDLTWRFEGMGYHLYSLRNFAVQYHLYHKENWSDQSVNEAIMKENQRLKRYVTLNGLKKLEEN, encoded by the coding sequence ATGAAAACAGCACTTATCATTTCTGTATATAAAAATACTGCCGATTTAGCCGTCGTTTTAAAATCTGTAGAGCAACAAAGTGTTTCTGACTTTATAACTGTGATTTCCGAGGATGGAAACAGTACAGAAATGGCTGATTTTGTAAAAAATTACAGTGGTAAATTAGATTTAATTCACTTAACACAAGAAGATCTAGGTTGGCAAAAAAATAAAGCGCTCAACAATACCATTAGAACAATAGATGCTGATTATTTTATTTTTATAGATGGTGATTGCGTTTTACACCCAAATTTTATAGAAAATCACTTAAAATTTGCTCGAGAAGATAGAATTTTAGCGGGTAAAAGAATCAAGCTCGGCCCTAATTATTCTGACCAATTAAGAAATGCAAAAACGGTTTCTGAATTTGCAAAAGTGATTCTCCCCGAGATAAAATCCATCAAAAAAGATGGTGCAAAATTCTATGAAGAAGGAATTTACATTTCACCAAAATCTATCTTTTCTTTCATTGCTTACCTTAGAAAAATGAGCCAAATAAAAGGTTGTAATTTTTCTTGTTACAAATCAGCATTGGAAAAAATTAATGGGTTTAATGAAGATTATGTTTTGCCTGCAATTGGTGAAGATATTGACTTAACTTGGCGTTTTGAGGGAATGGGTTACCACTTGTATTCGCTTAGAAATTTTGCAGTACAATATCACCTTTATCACAAAGAAAATTGGAGCGACCAAAGTGTGAATGAAGCCATTATGAAAGAAAATCAAAGGCTAAAAAGATACGTAACGCTTAATGGATTGAAAAAATTAGAAGAAAATTAA
- a CDS encoding glycosyltransferase family 2 protein encodes MKASVIFSTYNSEEWLEKVIWGFSVQTTKDFEIIIADDGSREATKNLIEKYKTELDIPIIHVWQEDNGFQKSQILNKAILASTTDYLIFTDGDCIPRKDFVETHLNNRESGRFLSGGYFMLPMNISKLISKEDVLSQKCFDVNWLTQNGLKKSFKNNKLPAKAFKAKLLNFLTPTKPSWNGHNASGWKKDLVKINGFNQEMQYGGQDRELGERLENLGVKGKQIRYSAICVHLDHARGYVNPETWAKNNAIRKNTRDQKLTWTEQGITTNL; translated from the coding sequence ATGAAAGCATCGGTAATTTTTAGTACCTATAATTCGGAAGAATGGCTAGAAAAAGTGATTTGGGGATTTAGCGTACAAACTACCAAAGATTTCGAAATTATTATTGCTGATGATGGTTCTAGAGAAGCCACAAAAAACTTGATTGAGAAATACAAAACTGAACTCGACATTCCTATTATTCATGTTTGGCAAGAAGACAATGGTTTTCAGAAATCGCAGATTCTAAATAAAGCCATCCTTGCTTCTACTACGGATTATTTGATTTTTACTGATGGAGACTGTATTCCCAGAAAAGATTTTGTAGAAACTCACCTTAACAATAGAGAATCGGGAAGGTTTTTATCGGGAGGCTATTTCATGTTGCCCATGAATATTTCAAAACTCATCAGCAAAGAAGATGTGCTTTCACAAAAGTGTTTTGATGTGAATTGGTTAACCCAAAATGGATTGAAAAAATCTTTCAAAAACAATAAACTGCCTGCTAAAGCTTTCAAAGCGAAACTCCTCAATTTTTTAACCCCTACTAAACCATCTTGGAATGGTCATAACGCTTCTGGTTGGAAAAAAGATTTGGTTAAAATCAATGGATTCAACCAAGAGATGCAATATGGTGGACAAGACCGAGAATTAGGAGAAAGGCTGGAAAATTTAGGAGTTAAGGGAAAACAAATAAGATACAGCGCAATTTGCGTGCATCTAGACCATGCAAGAGGTTATGTAAATCCTGAAACTTGGGCAAAAAACAATGCCATCAGAAAAAACACAAGAGACCAAAAACTGACTTGGACTGAACAAGGAATCACCACCAATTTATAA
- a CDS encoding IS1182 family transposase, translating into MQGKKSFTPQLFVSVNLLDLVPEDNFYRKLQTELNLHFIYKATQKYYGKEGQESIDPVVFFKILLVGYLNNINSDRQLIAFCSDSLSIRLFLGYDVHEQLPWHSTISRTRNLYGEEVFLNLFKEVLRMCVSKGMVRGKRQAVDSVFIKANASMDSLVEKEVLEDASAFVNELEENSEYKVTSTRKKLVERHHDWKAEAYKGMPANSNSNQTDENGNLIRPKYLSNHTHYSPTDTDARVSVKPGKARQLNYFGQIAVDDAHHVITGACSDFADKRDSQCLEQIVELTEENLKENGIELEELLADGGYSSGEALAYLHEKNINAYIPNFGQYKPEREGFTFNKEENYYQCTKPEGNQAKLLFKGEKRDSKGYTKRTYRSSETDCKNCPLREQCCGKSTKFKKLDDSIHKEHYDRMHQKLTQNEKYAKKMVKVRSKTVEPVIGTLVNFTNMKRVNTRGIKNANKHVLMASLTYNLKKYLRFITKKPSVLAQVLSLKQGKNFAFIKSVFPSINNSILSTPNFMILNLN; encoded by the coding sequence ATGCAAGGAAAGAAGAGTTTTACGCCCCAATTATTTGTTTCGGTTAATTTGTTGGATTTGGTTCCAGAGGATAATTTTTACAGAAAATTGCAAACCGAACTCAATTTACATTTCATTTACAAAGCTACTCAAAAGTATTATGGCAAAGAAGGCCAAGAGAGTATAGATCCTGTAGTTTTCTTTAAGATATTGTTGGTGGGATATTTGAATAACATCAATAGTGATCGACAATTAATTGCTTTTTGTAGTGATAGCTTGTCGATACGATTGTTTTTAGGTTATGATGTACATGAGCAGCTTCCTTGGCACAGTACCATTAGCCGAACTCGCAATTTATATGGCGAAGAAGTGTTTTTAAACTTGTTTAAAGAAGTCTTGAGAATGTGCGTTTCTAAAGGCATGGTTCGTGGTAAACGACAAGCGGTGGACAGCGTTTTCATCAAAGCCAACGCCAGTATGGATAGTTTGGTAGAGAAGGAAGTTTTGGAAGATGCCAGTGCTTTTGTAAACGAATTAGAAGAAAACAGCGAATACAAAGTAACTTCCACCCGCAAGAAACTGGTAGAACGCCACCACGATTGGAAAGCAGAAGCGTATAAAGGAATGCCAGCAAATAGCAACAGCAATCAAACCGACGAAAACGGCAATCTCATCCGTCCCAAATACTTGTCTAATCACACCCATTATTCTCCCACAGATACAGATGCCAGAGTAAGCGTAAAACCTGGCAAAGCGAGACAATTAAATTATTTTGGACAAATCGCAGTAGACGATGCGCACCATGTCATTACAGGAGCGTGTTCTGATTTTGCTGATAAACGCGACAGTCAATGTTTAGAACAAATTGTAGAACTTACCGAAGAAAACTTAAAAGAAAACGGAATCGAACTCGAAGAACTCTTAGCCGATGGTGGTTACAGCAGTGGTGAAGCATTGGCGTATTTACATGAAAAAAACATCAACGCTTACATCCCAAACTTCGGACAATACAAACCCGAGCGAGAAGGTTTTACCTTCAACAAAGAAGAAAATTATTACCAATGCACAAAACCCGAAGGCAACCAAGCGAAACTGCTTTTCAAAGGCGAAAAAAGGGATAGTAAAGGCTACACCAAACGAACGTACCGAAGTAGCGAAACAGATTGCAAAAACTGTCCACTAAGAGAACAATGCTGTGGCAAAAGCACCAAGTTCAAAAAATTAGACGACAGCATCCACAAAGAACATTACGACCGCATGCACCAAAAACTCACCCAAAACGAGAAATATGCCAAGAAAATGGTAAAAGTGCGAAGTAAAACAGTAGAACCCGTGATAGGAACGTTGGTCAACTTTACGAACATGAAGAGAGTCAATACACGAGGCATCAAAAACGCAAACAAACACGTATTAATGGCAAGTTTAACCTACAACTTGAAAAAATACTTACGCTTTATCACCAAAAAACCGAGTGTTTTAGCCCAAGTTCTATCTCTAAAACAAGGGAAGAACTTTGCTTTTATAAAATCAGTCTTCCCAAGCATCAATAACTCAATTTTAAGCACCCCAAATTTTATGATTTTGAATCTTAATTAA